The Strix uralensis isolate ZFMK-TIS-50842 chromosome 5, bStrUra1, whole genome shotgun sequence genome segment ACCCAGCCGCCACCGTGGGATCTGGCTCCTGCGTGGGAGGCACCATTTCTGCGGGAACAGGCTCCGGCTGCTGGCACCGGAGCCTGGGACCGGGCCTGTGCTGCGGGCCCTACCTGCTGCCGGCAGCGGGGGAGGAGCGGGGAGCCGgcggtggtggggaggggggagccgggggggtgCTGGCGGGGCGCGGAGCCTCGCCGTCCCGCACAGGCCGCTGCGAaggctgcacacacacacacacacacacacacccgcccgCGCGCCCCAACCTCCCGGGGCCTGCGGAGAGGTTGCCCCTTCACCGGCACCAGCTCCCCGGGGTTGCGGgtcccgccggccgcccccctcctccccccgcgcTCCCACCCACACCTGCGGGCCCGGCGGGCCTTCCCCGGAGATCCCTCCTCCCGCGCCCCCTCGGGTCCTAAAATGGTGGGCCGCCCTCCCGCGCCGCCTCGGCCCCGGGGAGAAGgcgcccggggtgggggggtgagtgGCGGTGGCGGGCAGCCGCCCCTCCGGCCCGGGCTCCGCAGGGATCCGGCGCGAGGCCCGCCTCTCCCGGGAAGACGGCAACGCcgctcccgccgggccgggccgcgccgcccccgccgggccgccctTACCTGCGCCGGCCTCGCATCGCAGGGCCGGGGCCAGcgctgccccttccctccccggcgccgctgccgcctcctcctcctcctcctcctcctcccgcgccgcggccccccgccctgggcagccGGCCGCCGtctccccgccgcccgcggggccgcAGGTATGTCATGAGTGCCGAGGCTCCCAGGTGAGCCGGGCACACCTACAGGAAGGCAGGCGGGACGCCCTGATTGGCGTGCGGGGAgagcccggccgccgcggggacGGCACGGAACGGCCCGGCTCGGCACAGCACGGCCCGGCACGGAACGGCccggccgcagccgccgccgAAGGGACAACGCGGGACCCAGTCCCCCCGTCTCCGGCCAGGCACAGCCCTCCACCCCCCCAACATTCCGTTCGAGCGGAAGGTATTTTgctattttgccttttttttttttttctttaattgttaaCGGGGGCAATAACTGCGTCTCCCCCGGGTTGCACGGGAAGAACGAGGCGTTTAGCGCTCGGTTGCGTTGCCTCCGCAGTAAAAACAGAGCGGGTACACCTGACCCGCTGATCCCAGGGACCCAGACCGGCTCAAGAAACAGAggagctttttatttgtttgtttattttaaaatttttcttcattaaaaacagaggggctatttatttgtttatttagttagttttaaatttttcttctttagaaacaCAGGGgctatttgtttatttatctatttgtttagttttaatttttttttattagaaaccAGCTAATTATCTATTTATCGATTTATTTagttagttttaattttttctccattAGAAACCAgctatttatttagttttatatttttcttcattagaaacaCAGGggctatttgtttatttatttactttaaatttttcttcattagaaacaGAGGGActaattatttatttagttttaaattttttttcattagaaacagAGGGgctatttatttatctatttagttagtttttaaatttttctttattagaaaCAGAGGGGCTATttgtttatttagtttttaaatttttcttcattagaaacaGAGGGGCtacttgtttatttatttatctacttagttttaaattttacttcattACCTAAGTCTCTCATTCTCCCGCTCCTCGAGGTCACTCCTTAACTTTGCGTGCGTGAACCCTCCTGCTTTGTATTATTTCTTCTCCCCAACAGGCAGTCAGGATCTTAAGgaaaaggggtgggggtgggggggtgtttaaGGAAAAACGGGGTTTTAAGGAAAAGCAGGAGTTCAAGGAAAAATGGTGTTTAAGGGAGACTCATCCTCGCAACGCATGCCGGGTCtttgcctctgcagcagctgaCCTCAGAGATCCCAAAATTACATCCGAGATGGtcaaataaatgtaaatgaattAAACACCTGGATTCAGAAGTTGAGCGGGATGCGGGTGGAAGAACTCTGTAGGTTGTACTAAAAATCTGAAGCCACAGGTACCATTTTCAGGCATCCTGCCTCTCCTAGGCACACAGGTGAAGATCCTGAGGAGCCCTACCTGCATCGAAGCTTTCTCTGGTTGCTGTGCTCGGCTGTGGGCTGAAAGGGCGCAGCATATCTGTTCCCAATAAAGGAAATTCTGTCCCTGTCTGCCAGCTTGACTGTAGTGGTAGGGGAATACAGTCTGTAGGGAGACTTCCCCCACGTAGGAGGGTGGGACAGAGCTTTGCAGAGAAGAGGCATATgtaaagggaaagaagaaaaggggaggATGTCTAGATACAAGACAACATGTCTGGGAGTAGCAGGGCAAAGGCAAACCCTGACACAGCTGATTATTGTGATCATAGGGGCAAATGAAGGGTATGAAGTGGCAAATTCagaaattttggggtttttattcaaaggcaaaataaacaGAGTAGGTTGCTTGGTTCTCCACTGCCCCAATTTTAGTATTTGTGGCATAGATGCCTGGATTTGCTTCAAGAAGTACAGGATTTATGTGAGAATGCACTTTACTGCAGTATAGATCTTTGCTCACAAAGAATGCAAGGTGACCAAACAATTATGCTAGACAGGTGACTGAGGAAGGCATTACCTTTATTATATTTTCTGTCGCCTCAAATTGATATCCAGTGCCATCTCTTtgctgagtctttttttttttttctctaatcatTTCATGAGGCTTGCCGGTGTCTGTCTTCCAGGACGTGCTCCAAATGAGTTCAGCAAAAGAGAAGGGGAAGCTTGTCCCGACCACCGAAGAAATCCTGTGCCCCACAGCCAGGCAATACTCAACACTCCCTTCCCTGTGTGACCCGTGCGGGGTCTCCCAGGCAGGAAAACTCCCCCCAGAAGTGGGATGCTGAAAGCTCTACCCAGCCAGTGACAAAATTGTACTCATGCTTGCTACTGCTTTCTGATTCAATTAATGCTTTAATTCATTTGTGTGGATGAATTATTTCACCGTAGCGGATCAGCTTCTGCAGTTGAGATTCCTATTCCACATCACTGCGTTTACAGTCAACAGAGAGGAAAGGGATGCTTCAAATTCCCACAAGCCAAGAGACTGGGAAACCAGCTCTGGATCATGTCTCTTTTGGGTTGGTGCTCAAACCTCTGGGACATTACATAAATAGGTGATGCCTTTTCCTACTGCATTTTATAAGAAGTTCCTAGCAGCTGGCAGTGGGCTGGAGTTGGGCATCTTGACTGGAAAATGGCACCTCTGTCATCCAGAAATGGATAACCCATTGTCTTGAGAAGGGCTTAACCTTTACCCCTCTCTTCGGCATGTcaagcagctgcagtagcagttttctatttgcttttgtgAATCATATCCTGAGGTACCTTGCTTTCCCTGCCCGTTGCACAGGGAGTTTGAGTGCCTGACTTCATGTATTACATAGGCTGAAGAAGTGCCTTAAAAGTGATAACATGCAGCTCTCGGCAGCACAATATCTATATCCTTCTGTGGGCCAAGCTCTCCTTCCCTAACTTGGTGGGAACAGGGCTCCTGACTTCTGTGTGGACCCATGCAAAATTACTGCAGTGCTATTCAGGTACTTCTTCTGCCAGTGACATGGAGGAAAGGTCACTGAAGAATAGGTGTGCTACAGAATCGCTGAGGTTGGCcggcacctctggagatcatgtAGCCCAGGCCTGGCTCAGAGCGGGGTCAGCTGGCGCAGGCTGCACAGGACcgtgtccagtcaggtttttaatatctccGTGGATGGAGACTTGacaatctctctgggcagcctgggcCAGCGTAACCACCCGCACAGTGAAAGAAAGGATTTTGTTATGCTTGGAATATCCACACATCTGGAGCGCTGCACAGTGTGAGCAAGAGAGGTGCTGTCCCATAGGGGGAATAATCCCTCCACCTCATTTAGGGGTCCTCTCCCAGCAAGTCGAGAGCCAGCGTTAGTGGGAAGCAggacagagcagcacagaggtgTCCCAGGTGGCCTGGGCTGCATCACCTCCTGTCTCAGCCCACCAAACGCTGGGCTGCACCGAGTACCTGGCGTGTCCCTTTCCCTCCAAGCAAACACTGATTCTCCAAAGAGGCCCAGCAGCACTGAGAGCAGGGTCCTGTACCCTGATGTGCTCCTGCTCCCGCAGTGCCCTGTACTATCTGAGCACGCCGTGACCTCAGCGGGCTGAGGCAGTTCGGACACTAACGTCCCTCTCAGACATCCTCCTGCTAAAGTCCTGTGTTGTCCCATCCCCGCCGCTCCAGAGCAGACATTATTCTGGGTTTAACTTCTATATGCAAAGCACACGGCTGTAAATGTAAAAAGCCAGGCAGACAGCAGGATAGAATAGAACCTGGCAGTTTTAGTAACTCTTAGTTAAACTGCTGACATGTCAgaagtgctggggggggggtctttaaaaattaactaaaatcaTCTGCTTGAGCCCTCGTTCCTTGGAATACCAAATAAATTCCCTGGGTGTGTTTAGTGGCTATACCTTCCTCCAAGTAGATGCAAGTCTGTGTATATGGCAAGAAAAGCCCTTGTAAgaatggaaagaaatggaaaactgagCTTGGAAGCTGAACCAAAGTAAGCTTATACAAGCAGCAAGTAAAACATCCATCGCCAGTGAGTCAGGTCCTGGCTGTTTCCTTCATTTCCTTGAAAGCTTGCTGTGAACATCCAGTGGTAACGGTCCTTCTGAAAGTCAGTCACCTTCTTCCCTGCCCCTTTTTTACAGCTTACTCTCGGCAGTTAGCGGAGTCCCAGCAGCCAGCACGGCATTTCCACAGGCACAcggagagcagggcagagcctcCCAGACCTCAGCGCAGCTTTGGTGCCACAGGCCTTGTCCTCTCGTTGGATTTGTAGGTGCTGGTGCCTTGCTGAGCTACAGCAGATGCtggagtaaaagaaaaaatgtcagatCTGCACAGTTCACTCAcgttttttgttttcatcttgaaTACAGCCTTATTATTGACGGGGTTATATATTGCTATAACCATCCCTTTGGGTTCAGTCTGGTGGGGCAGAAAGGATGCAGTGGAATATTAAGCTGTTTCAGCATGCAAACACTAGTTTGGGCCTCCCCAGTTCAGATTAAGGTGTATCTCATGCTCTGATTTCCCCACAGCTGCGAAGGAGCAGTATTTTtagcttttgtttctttatttataGTAGTTCTTCATTTGTGGAAGTGAGCTTGGGCCTGTCTTAGTCTGAGAATCTGCTTCAGTGACAGTTGTGGATGCAGTTATGATGGTGAACTCCTACTGTTTGGGAGCTGTCACTTATCCCAGGCCTTTGAGAGCCTATGGACTTCACAGAGACTGATTTCTGGAATCTCCTGAAATCTGTTCCAGCATATGTGGCCATGACAGAAAGGATTAGGAAAATGCAGAACTGGGAAAGTCCTTCACGTGATATAGCTAGGGATGCTTTCCTATGTGAAACTAGTTATAAAACTGTGTTGCTGACACAATCTGAGTTAATAACAAAAGTCCTGAGACAATGACCTGTATTGTCAAAGAGCATGTACATCCTGAGAAGAGCAGTCACAGACTGAAACAGGCTTCCCCCATTTCATTCCCACGTGCTTTCTCTCCTGGGAATCCCAACTAGCCTGCAGCCAACAAGCGGCCTAGACACAACACTGCTCTTACAGACTAaaaccaggagaaaaataatccacTTAAATTATCTTTATAATCCTTATCTGAcctcatgcattttttttaaatacaaaaagcagTAAGGGCTCTTTGTCCAAATGGATACCTACATATGTGCCGTGGAGTGGTAGTTTTATGTCGTGATGAACTATGTACTAGTTACTATGAAGGTCTACATTGGCAGGATGGATTAAGAATGAATGGCCCATTTAGCACGTTGTAcaaatttcttccaaaataataGCAGCGGTCTTGCCTGATGTGTAAATTGGGCCATTCTCCTAAATGGATTGCTTGCGAAACCCCACTTTCCTACAGGTGCTGCCaggaaaatttaaacaaatggACAAGACTTCACAGTGACAGAGACAAAAGCTGCTCTTAGAGGGTTTGTCTGCAGAGTCCCTGCCTGTCAGCTGCATAACGTggcaaaagcatatttttatttgcatacatCCATTTAGCTCTGACATTGCCCAACAATTCACGTGATTATAAGCTACTGCCTGTTTAAATAGTCAAGAAGGTGGTTCTTACTTTGTGTACGTGAGCCTGGCGGAGGCTGATGGGCTTTCCCAGCACAATCACAGCTGCAGCTTTCACTGCAATCCAGACTGGTGTCAAGGAAAATGACTGCTCGTGccagggcttcagaaaggtgtgaGCTTCACACGTGCCAACGCTGGTTTCCTTGACCTTTCCTGAATTTGCTTGAATTGGAGCTAGGAATGGCCAGTCTCCAAGAGCAAAAGCAGGCAAAATAGTctcagatgtttggttttttttttcctgagggtgCAAATATTGTCAGCTGAGCAGAAGGCAAGACAAACTACGGTGAACAGCTCATAGCATTAGGTACAAAccaaagaatgaagaaagaaagaagaagaaaaaaaatccccacagcGTATCTCCTACACAGGATTTCATGTGATTAGCTACAGCAAAATACAACCCAAAAGTTCACATCTATTTCCTTATATActgttttaaaagacagaaaggaatAGCTTAAAGCCTAGTCCAATTCAGTTAAACATccttttcttattcttattcAAGATTAATAAAATATGGACTTCTTGCACAAGCAATGAAGCTCCTTTGAATAaacattgggggaaaaaaggagctaTAACTAAATGGGGTATATTCTCTGATGCAGTTAGCCAACCTTTAACGATACATACTGTGGTCAAAGCAACCTGTTTCCAGCTCACCAATAGTATCTGTCAAGTCAGTGACTGAAATTTTGGTGAAATAGTAgtaaacttttacatttttaggAAGATTTTCCTCAGCCAAAATTGCAAAAATTAGATTTGATATACCTGATGCAATATGACATCACACTCCTTTCTGTTGAATATATATGGCTTTTCTAGCCTTATTCCCACCCAATTAATATATGGAGATCTATATGGAAGTGTCCCTGCAGCTCAATAACATGAGCTTGAgatatactttttttcccaaaatgtaaAGCTTGAACTAGTGCAGGGAAAAGATGGTTTATGACCGAGAACAGCAGTGAAGGCATTCCCTGGTACTTTGTGCTGAATGTCTAGGTATAGGTGTCTTTCACTGAGTAAGGCTATTGTAGTAATTTCTGGCCTGTTGTCCAGACATATCAGGAGGTCCATAGGCTGCCTGAAGAGAATCTACAAAAGGTAActagaaataaaacactgaaaacaaaaacaagttaaaaaatgGTGCTACATATTATTGAGATGCCTCCTAAAGGACAAAAACAcattatagagaaaaaaaaaattgtattggtGAATGAGCCGTCagacaaggagaaaggaaagctttTAATGGGCTTTGCCTCTACTCCATCATCAAAAGTGTTAATCTGAGGTAATccagaatagaatcatagaatcattcaggttggaaaagacccttgggatcatcgagtccaaccctcagcccgactctacaaagttctcccctacaccacatcccccaacagctcatccaaacaacccttaaacacacccagggatggtgactccaccccctccctgggcagcctattccactgtctgaccactctttctgtggaaaattttttcctaatgtccagtctgaacctcccctaaTATGCAATATTGGTCTTAACTATCCAGAAATAccacaaattttgaaaaatcttaaaGAAAGCTGGTTATGCAAACATTTCCAAACAGCTGTTCTTTTACGCCAATTGACAGAGGCAATTTCTAGCTCAGTTACAATTTTAAGGAAATCTTTGAGCTTATGCTTTCTCCCCACTGAGATGCTACGTGCAAAGGATACTCCGGGTATCGCTTATTCCTGGCAGGTGCCTCTCACAGAGAGAGCTCCCAGGGAGGCTTTAGGAGGCAGCTCTCTCTTTCCTGCAGCACTCTTGATTTCTGCGTTTGTGGTTCTGAACACTGCAGGAGGAAtacaaaaaactatttttttccccaaatccttTGGTGCCCTCACAAATTAAAGATCTGCGAGAACGGCTGAGAACATTGTGGGCTGCAgtgcaggggagcagcagctTCCAGAGGATATTTCAGTGTCTGGTCCAGGCAGTGAGGCTGCCACGGTGCCTCTGCAGCTGTCTGACTGGGGTCCAGTTCTTAAGAGCCCCCTCTTGAGTGTTTTATCCCTTGAACAGGAGACTAATTTGATAACAGTTTTGCTCGTTTTCTTCTGGGGCTCCTTCCAGAGCTGAGGCTACGTGGCTGTAACTCACAGCGTCGATACTTTATCGTTTCCTCTCTTTACTTCTGCAGGACTCTTGATCTTACAGACATTTAAGAATCAAATTCTCCCTGCAGACTGGTGGAGTGGATGGCCTGTGAACTTGGCCTCTTGGGATGGAGGAAGTCAGTGGAGATCAGCATCAGCCAACAGGCAAATGGGAATTTGCCAGTGTGGTGTCCGGCCGTCCTTCCTGTGGGGTGGCAccagaggggcagggagggcagctgcGCAGCAGATAAATGCTTGAATTAGACCCAGCTAAGTCCTCGTGCAAACATGAATCAGAGTCCTAATGCTATGTCTTGGTGCAGTAAATTGTTTCCCAGCCCGCTCCACACACGTCTCTTTTACATACACATGCTGGATTGGGGTCTCTAACAGCCTTGCCCTTTACCTGGATCTCACACACGGATGTTTCCCCTCCTTCCTTAGGAGTCAAACAGAAAGGATCAGTGACAATggctattttctctctttcttttcccccagcATCCTTTGAGAAGTCTGGGAGAAGGCTACTGCGACTCTTAAAATACATCCACTCCATTTGCCAAGGCAAGAACTTAAGCAGAGTCTTCCTCTCATATTTTTCTCACATATATGGGTGTTCACGGCAATAACTTGTTAGGTGTATGACACTCAGAGCCCTCTGTAGAAAGGGCGCTGACGATAAAGAAATCAATTTGCTACCAGAACAACTAGGAAACTTGAttcctcctttctgctctcttcAGATTCAGGTAGGCCAGTTATCCTGTGGCCATTTCTTCAGGCTTTCTGCTCAACTGTGAGCtctagaaataaattactttaaggCAAAGGTGGAATACGGACAAAGTCACAGCACTGCAGGCAATCTTGTTCTAGTCCAGAGCTGCTCAAACAGCAAACTATAGTTAGGACCCCAGAAAAGTCCAGCATGGAGAGCAAAAATGAAAGGAGAAGCATGCTGCCTGTGAGGAGCTTGCCAAATAGCCCTCTGGTTCGACCTGGAAAAGAGGAATTTGCTGTGTAGGGGCTGGATACATTGCACATGCACTTGTGCAGGTTTTTACCCATGCAGGCGGCTGCAGCACCTTAGCACGTGCAGCACAGGTGGGAGGATGAAATTCAGAAGCCCTCCCCTCTGCTCAAAACAGCAGCACTGCCTCTGCCCCGACCCCATCCTGCCTGTCCCTCCTCACTCAGAAACCACTGTGCTAGGTAAGCTGCTTCTTCCTAGCTGAGATCCTCACACGATAACGTCCATCTGAGGTCAGTAGCAGTGACTCAGACCAGCCCTTCACTTTCCTTCCTCTTGTTGGCTACACACAAAATCCAGCCCACAAACAAATTA includes the following:
- the LOC141944180 gene encoding uncharacterized protein LOC141944180, translating into MKSNSNTHFLTKDITAAELNSVLVKPGSPKSCNGVNLGYRANQGSYSHMSAAKGSSTIASSQKQDTDNSCKLAVRSRSYPTAGNKRGIERKDKTGAGGRMGQARAVGAQKPPGRLFGGLGLPSERPQCHKSHEAAASRARRKTTRCPEFKRGPETPGPRPRAANPAATVGSGSCVGGTISAGTGSGCWHRSLGPGLCCGPYLLPAAGEERGAGGVAVAGSRPSGPGSAGIRREARLSREDGNAAPAGPGRAAPAGPPLPAPASHRRAGASAAPSLPGAAAASSSSSSSSRAAAPRPGQPAAVSPPPAGPQVCHECRGSQVSRAHLQEGRRDALIGVRGEPGRRGDGTERPGSAQHGPARNGPAAAAAEGTTRDPVPPSPARHSPPPPQHSVRAEGRAPNEFSKREGEACPDHRRNPVPHSQAILNTPFPV